The following are from one region of the Hymenobacter radiodurans genome:
- a CDS encoding ABC transporter permease, protein MLALRLTLESFRFAWQALKSNLLRTILSLLGVTVGIFAIIAVFTVVDSLESNIRQSMDFLGEKVIYVGKWPWKFEPNQPWWKYFNRPVPTQREFRSIERTLDPNSHMGMAIMANTGGNTLKAGNNSLTDCNLQGVSYEFQQVSKVPIGEGRYFTPQEIDLSRNVAIIGADIAENLFGGSSALGREFTARGRKFTVIGVMKKEGKKLIDTPSNDTNCLIPFGMFSQIFAINSGSGGSGVTPSIIVKGREDDQNLTNLESELQGALRNIRGLKPREEDNFALNRPEMFGELISKLFSVIGVAGAVIGSFAMLVGGFGIANIMFVSVKERTNIIGIQKSLGAKNYFILFQFLFEAIFLCLIGGAAGIFLVFLITLIPQESLPLFLSAGNVTLGLTVSVVIGILAGIIPAVLASNLDPVIAIRSK, encoded by the coding sequence ATGCTCGCCCTGCGCCTGACACTGGAAAGCTTCCGCTTCGCGTGGCAAGCTCTCAAATCCAATTTGCTGCGCACCATTCTCTCATTGTTGGGCGTCACGGTGGGCATTTTTGCCATCATCGCTGTTTTTACCGTTGTAGATTCGCTAGAGTCCAACATCCGGCAGAGCATGGATTTTCTGGGCGAAAAGGTGATTTACGTTGGTAAGTGGCCCTGGAAATTTGAGCCTAATCAGCCTTGGTGGAAATACTTCAACCGCCCTGTGCCTACCCAGCGCGAGTTTCGCTCCATTGAGCGCACCCTCGACCCCAATAGTCATATGGGAATGGCTATTATGGCTAACACGGGCGGAAACACCCTGAAAGCGGGAAATAACAGCCTCACCGACTGTAATTTGCAAGGTGTGAGCTACGAATTCCAACAGGTTTCCAAGGTTCCTATTGGGGAGGGGCGCTATTTTACCCCCCAGGAAATTGATCTTTCTCGCAACGTCGCCATCATTGGGGCCGACATCGCCGAAAACCTGTTTGGCGGCAGTTCAGCCTTAGGTCGGGAATTCACGGCACGTGGGCGAAAGTTCACCGTGATTGGGGTGATGAAAAAAGAAGGAAAGAAACTGATTGACACGCCTAGCAACGACACTAATTGCCTGATTCCATTTGGCATGTTCAGTCAGATCTTTGCCATCAATAGCGGAAGCGGTGGAAGCGGCGTAACTCCCAGCATTATTGTGAAGGGCCGCGAAGACGATCAGAACCTCACCAACTTAGAGTCGGAGCTACAGGGAGCACTGCGGAATATTCGGGGGCTCAAGCCCCGCGAGGAAGACAACTTCGCCCTGAACCGACCCGAAATGTTTGGAGAGCTCATCTCCAAGCTGTTCTCTGTAATTGGGGTGGCGGGCGCCGTTATTGGCAGTTTTGCCATGCTGGTGGGCGGCTTCGGCATTGCCAACATCATGTTCGTGTCGGTGAAGGAGCGCACCAATATTATTGGTATTCAGAAATCACTGGGGGCCAAAAATTACTTTATACTGTTTCAGTTTCTGTTCGAAGCTATTTTTCTGTGCTTGATTGGCGGCGCAGCCGGCATCTTTCTGGTCTTTCTGATCACGCTGATTCCGCAGGAATCGCTGCCTCTGTTTCTCTCGGCTGGCAACGTGACGCTGGGCCTCACCGTATCGGTGGTCATCGGTATTCTAGCCGGTATTATTCCGGCGGTTCTGGCTTCCAACCTCGATCCGGTTATTGCCATCCGCTCGAAGTAA
- a CDS encoding LOG family protein, whose translation MTKLKKTSRTKIHDETLNAGSGQTISQPNVNDNKVTSISEIREQTSGQRTLQLDDEQRIRRAFVDKDWNEIKIADSWQIFKVMAEFVEGFEKMSKIGPCVSIFGSARTKPDNPYYQMAEEIAAKLVRHGYGVITGGGPGIMEAGNKGARSEGGRSVGLNIELPFEQFHNIYIDPDKVINFDYFFVRKVMFVKYAQGFIGMPGGFGTLDELFEAITLIQTKKIGRFPIVLVGSRYWEGMFKWIEEVMLHEEHNISAEDMQLVQIVDDAASAVKIIDDFYSKYLLSPNF comes from the coding sequence ATGACTAAGCTTAAAAAAACCAGTCGGACCAAAATCCACGACGAGACCCTGAATGCAGGGAGTGGGCAGACCATTAGTCAGCCCAATGTGAACGATAATAAGGTGACCTCCATCAGCGAAATTCGGGAGCAGACCAGCGGGCAGCGTACCCTACAGCTTGATGATGAGCAGCGCATCCGGCGCGCGTTCGTGGATAAGGACTGGAACGAGATTAAGATTGCCGACTCCTGGCAGATCTTCAAGGTGATGGCTGAGTTCGTAGAGGGCTTTGAGAAGATGAGCAAAATCGGCCCCTGCGTGTCCATTTTTGGTTCGGCACGTACCAAGCCCGATAACCCTTATTACCAGATGGCTGAGGAGATCGCGGCCAAACTCGTGCGGCACGGCTACGGCGTCATCACGGGTGGCGGGCCGGGTATTATGGAAGCCGGCAACAAAGGTGCGCGCTCCGAGGGTGGTCGGTCAGTAGGGCTCAATATTGAGTTACCCTTCGAGCAGTTTCATAATATCTACATCGACCCCGATAAGGTTATCAACTTCGACTACTTCTTCGTGCGGAAGGTGATGTTCGTGAAGTACGCTCAGGGCTTCATTGGCATGCCCGGCGGCTTCGGTACCTTGGACGAGCTGTTTGAAGCTATCACGCTGATTCAAACCAAGAAAATAGGGCGTTTCCCTATCGTGCTGGTTGGGTCGCGTTACTGGGAAGGCATGTTCAAATGGATTGAAGAAGTGATGCTGCACGAAGAGCACAATATCTCCGCCGAGGATATGCAACTGGTGCAAATTGTGGATGATGCAGCTTCGGCCGTCAAAATCATCGACGATTTCTACTCCAAGTACCTGCTCTCGCCAAACTTCTAA
- a CDS encoding 2-C-methyl-D-erythritol 4-phosphate cytidylyltransferase: protein MSSPNRFAILVAGGSGTRMGAGQPKQFLELLGEPVLLHTLRRFAETSLGVQQFVVVLPPDQFDTWHHLCTRHQVSIPHAVVGGGHSRWASVRNGLKHLATYTEGIVAVHDGVRPLVSAAVIENTYAAAAEHGAAIAAVAPKDSVRGLSKEGSYAMDRSRLRLVQTPQCFDLELLRRAYRLPELPTFTDDASVVEDLHPIHLVEGDYRNLKITTPEDMLLAEAILRSR from the coding sequence ATGTCGTCTCCTAATCGGTTTGCTATACTTGTGGCTGGCGGCAGCGGCACGCGCATGGGCGCGGGTCAGCCGAAGCAGTTTCTGGAGTTGCTTGGGGAGCCCGTGCTGCTGCATACGCTGCGCCGCTTCGCCGAAACCAGCCTAGGAGTGCAGCAATTTGTGGTGGTTTTGCCCCCCGACCAGTTTGACACGTGGCACCACCTCTGTACCCGGCATCAGGTCTCGATTCCGCACGCCGTGGTGGGCGGGGGGCATTCTCGGTGGGCATCCGTGCGGAATGGACTGAAACATCTGGCTACGTATACAGAAGGCATCGTAGCGGTGCACGATGGCGTGCGGCCATTGGTATCGGCGGCAGTCATTGAGAATACATATGCGGCCGCTGCTGAGCACGGCGCGGCCATAGCCGCCGTGGCACCCAAAGACTCGGTGCGCGGCCTCTCCAAAGAAGGTTCTTATGCGATGGACCGCTCCCGCTTGCGATTAGTTCAGACCCCTCAGTGCTTTGATCTGGAGCTCCTGCGGCGAGCGTATCGGTTGCCGGAGTTACCTACTTTCACCGATGACGCGAGTGTGGTGGAAGACCTGCACCCCATTCACTTGGTAGAAGGCGACTATCGCAACCTCAAAATCACGACGCCAGAAGATATGCTGCTGGCCGAAGCCATTCTGCGTAGTCGGTAG
- the ettA gene encoding energy-dependent translational throttle protein EttA translates to MSETIIFSMAGVSKVYPPQKQVLKNIYLSFFYGAKIGVLGLNGSGKSSLLKVIAGVDKQIQGEVVWSPGYSVGYLEQEPQLDPAKTVMEVVQEGAAETVALLKEFDEINEAFGAEDADFDKLLERQGAVQERLDQLDAWNLDSKLERAMDALRTPDGDAIVGNLSGGEKRRVALCRLLLQEPDVLLLDEPTNHLDAESVLWLEQHLQQYKGTVIAVTHDRYFLDNVAGWILELDRGEGIPWKGNYSSWLEQKSNRLAQEEKTESKRQKTLQRELEWVRMSPKARQAKSKARVAGYDKLVSADVKEKEQKLELFIPDGPRLGGQVIEAHHISKAFGDKLLFENLSFALPQGGIVGIIGPNGAGKSTLFRLITNQLEADAGTFEVGPTVQTAYVDQQHDTLDPNKSVFETISGGTETMLLAGRPVNARAYVSNFNFRGGDQEKKVGMLSGGERNRVHLATTLKQGANLLLLDEPTNDLDVNAIRALEDALENFAGCAVIISHDRWFLDRLATHILAFEGNSEVVWFEGNFSDYEEAKKKRLGDVEPKRVRYKKLG, encoded by the coding sequence ATGAGCGAAACGATCATCTTCTCCATGGCCGGCGTGAGCAAAGTGTATCCGCCCCAGAAACAGGTTCTCAAAAATATTTACCTCTCCTTTTTTTACGGTGCCAAAATCGGCGTGCTTGGTCTGAACGGCTCGGGTAAGTCGTCGCTGCTGAAAGTAATTGCCGGCGTCGATAAGCAGATTCAGGGCGAAGTAGTGTGGTCGCCGGGCTACTCAGTGGGCTATCTGGAGCAGGAACCCCAGCTTGACCCCGCCAAAACGGTGATGGAAGTAGTGCAGGAAGGCGCCGCCGAAACGGTAGCCTTACTTAAGGAATTTGATGAAATCAACGAAGCTTTCGGAGCCGAAGATGCTGATTTCGACAAGTTGTTGGAACGCCAAGGCGCAGTGCAGGAGCGCCTCGACCAGCTCGACGCCTGGAACCTGGATAGCAAGCTGGAGCGCGCCATGGACGCCCTGCGCACGCCCGACGGCGACGCCATCGTAGGCAACCTGTCTGGGGGTGAAAAGCGCCGCGTAGCCCTCTGCCGCCTGCTTTTGCAAGAACCCGACGTACTTCTGCTCGACGAGCCCACCAACCACCTCGACGCTGAAAGCGTGCTGTGGCTGGAGCAGCACTTGCAGCAGTATAAGGGCACCGTGATTGCCGTAACCCACGACCGCTACTTCCTCGACAACGTGGCCGGCTGGATTCTGGAGCTGGACCGCGGCGAGGGCATTCCGTGGAAGGGCAATTATTCCTCATGGCTGGAGCAGAAGTCGAACCGCTTGGCGCAAGAGGAAAAAACCGAGAGCAAGCGCCAGAAAACCTTACAGCGTGAGCTGGAATGGGTACGCATGTCGCCCAAAGCCCGCCAAGCTAAGAGCAAGGCTCGCGTGGCTGGCTACGACAAGCTGGTGAGTGCTGATGTAAAAGAAAAGGAGCAGAAGCTGGAGCTATTTATTCCAGACGGTCCCCGTTTGGGTGGGCAAGTAATTGAGGCTCATCATATTTCCAAAGCTTTCGGCGACAAGCTCTTATTTGAAAACCTGAGCTTTGCCCTGCCCCAGGGTGGTATTGTCGGCATCATCGGACCGAACGGAGCGGGTAAATCCACACTGTTTCGTCTCATCACCAACCAGTTAGAGGCTGACGCGGGCACCTTCGAAGTCGGCCCCACGGTACAGACGGCCTATGTGGATCAGCAGCACGACACGCTCGACCCGAATAAGTCAGTGTTCGAGACTATCTCTGGTGGTACCGAAACGATGCTGCTGGCGGGTCGGCCAGTGAATGCTCGGGCGTACGTGAGCAACTTCAACTTCCGCGGCGGCGACCAGGAAAAGAAAGTAGGTATGCTGTCGGGTGGAGAGCGCAACCGCGTGCATTTGGCCACTACACTAAAGCAGGGGGCAAATTTGCTCCTGCTTGACGAGCCCACCAACGACTTGGACGTGAATGCCATCCGGGCACTGGAAGACGCGCTGGAGAACTTCGCCGGTTGCGCCGTCATCATCAGCCACGACCGTTGGTTCCTCGACCGTTTGGCCACGCACATTCTGGCCTTCGAGGGCAACTCGGAAGTAGTTTGGTTTGAGGGCAACTTCTCGGATTATGAAGAAGCTAAAAAGAAACGCTTGGGCGATGTAGAGCCCAAGCGCGTGCGGTATAAGAAGCTGGGATAA
- the queA gene encoding tRNA preQ1(34) S-adenosylmethionine ribosyltransferase-isomerase QueA: MKLSEFKFDLPENLLAQHPAKNRDESRLMVVHRDTGKIEHRIFKDIIEYFNDGDVFVMNDTKVFPARLYGNKEKTGAKIEVFLLRELNKESHLWDVLVDPARKIRVGNKLYFGESDMVAEVIDNTTSRGRTIKFLFDGPDEEFYKALHDLGETPLPREAITRDAEPADKERYQTIYAKHIGAVAAPSAGLHFTREVLKRLEIKGVETTAVTLHVGLGTFRPVDVEDLTKHKMDSENFIVPAEAAIIVNKALDAKKRVCSVGTTTMRALESSVSAHNRLKANQGWTDRFIFPPYEFKIANTLLTNFHTPESTLMMMTAAFAGYDLLAEAYKVAIKEKYRFFSYGDAMLIL; the protein is encoded by the coding sequence ATGAAACTGTCCGAGTTTAAATTTGACCTGCCCGAGAACCTGCTGGCGCAGCACCCGGCCAAAAACCGCGACGAGTCGCGCTTGATGGTAGTACACCGCGATACTGGCAAAATCGAACACCGTATTTTCAAAGACATTATTGAGTATTTCAATGACGGCGACGTGTTCGTGATGAATGACACGAAGGTGTTTCCGGCGCGGCTATATGGCAATAAAGAAAAGACAGGAGCAAAAATTGAAGTGTTTTTGCTGCGCGAGCTAAATAAAGAAAGCCATCTGTGGGACGTACTCGTTGATCCGGCCCGTAAAATCCGGGTAGGCAATAAATTGTACTTCGGCGAAAGCGACATGGTGGCCGAGGTTATCGACAACACCACATCTCGGGGCCGTACTATCAAGTTTTTGTTTGATGGTCCTGATGAAGAATTTTATAAAGCCCTCCACGATTTAGGCGAAACGCCGCTGCCCCGCGAGGCTATCACCCGCGATGCTGAGCCGGCCGACAAAGAGCGTTATCAGACCATTTATGCTAAGCACATTGGTGCCGTAGCCGCTCCTTCGGCGGGCCTGCACTTTACCCGCGAGGTACTGAAGCGCCTGGAAATCAAAGGAGTAGAAACTACTGCCGTTACGCTACACGTTGGTTTGGGCACTTTCCGTCCGGTGGATGTGGAAGACCTGACCAAGCATAAGATGGACTCTGAGAACTTCATCGTTCCTGCGGAGGCGGCCATTATTGTAAATAAGGCGCTGGATGCCAAAAAGCGCGTGTGCTCCGTGGGTACCACCACCATGCGGGCGCTGGAGTCATCGGTATCGGCCCACAACCGTCTGAAAGCCAACCAAGGCTGGACCGACCGGTTTATTTTCCCGCCGTACGAGTTCAAAATTGCTAATACCCTGCTCACCAACTTCCATACGCCGGAGAGCACGCTGATGATGATGACGGCCGCTTTTGCTGGCTACGATCTGTTGGCGGAAGCGTACAAAGTAGCTATTAAGGAGAAGTATCGTTTCTTCAGCTACGGCGACGCGATGTTGATTCTGTAA
- a CDS encoding ABC transporter ATP-binding protein: MCVPAPAFVAIVGHNGCGKSTLFKALTGRIPYQGSAHIFGHDLRTERQPAASGLLAHLPQRNTVSFPIEVRELVVMGRFRHQRFLSAYGPTDYTLADEALARVGAAHLAHRDFTLLSGGEQQLVWLAQLALQDAQLYLLDEPTQQLDVYYRRRVFDLLQSWVLEAGKTVLCITHDLDNLPPMMGYLLNLSLPEPVLEVLTPESVRGAKAYLESEDSLRIEPIS, translated from the coding sequence TTGTGTGTTCCGGCGCCGGCTTTTGTAGCCATTGTGGGGCACAATGGCTGCGGTAAAAGCACACTCTTCAAAGCCCTTACGGGCCGAATTCCTTATCAGGGCAGCGCGCACATATTTGGCCACGACCTGCGCACTGAGCGCCAGCCGGCAGCCAGTGGTTTATTGGCCCATCTGCCCCAGCGCAATACGGTTAGCTTTCCCATTGAAGTGCGTGAACTGGTCGTAATGGGTCGCTTCCGTCACCAGCGTTTCCTGAGTGCCTACGGCCCCACCGATTACACCCTGGCCGATGAAGCGTTGGCCCGCGTGGGTGCCGCTCACCTTGCTCACCGCGACTTTACGCTCCTATCCGGGGGCGAGCAACAGCTAGTGTGGCTGGCGCAACTGGCGCTGCAAGACGCCCAGCTTTACCTCCTCGATGAGCCCACCCAACAGCTCGACGTGTATTACCGTCGCCGGGTGTTTGACCTGCTACAAAGCTGGGTGCTGGAAGCTGGCAAAACCGTGCTCTGCATCACCCACGACCTCGATAATTTGCCCCCCATGATGGGCTACTTACTGAATTTGTCGCTTCCAGAGCCCGTATTGGAAGTGCTCACGCCCGAGAGCGTGCGGGGGGCAAAAGCATATCTGGAAAGCGAGGACAGCCTGCGGATCGAGCCTATTTCTTAG
- a CDS encoding DUF2795 domain-containing protein, whose amino-acid sequence MYWTLELASYLEDAPWPATKDELIDYSIRSGAPMEVVENLQALEDDGQPYENIEEVWPDYPTKEDFMFNEDEY is encoded by the coding sequence ATGTATTGGACTCTGGAACTTGCTTCCTACCTGGAAGATGCCCCCTGGCCCGCCACCAAGGATGAACTGATTGATTACTCCATCCGCTCGGGTGCCCCGATGGAAGTGGTGGAAAACCTGCAGGCATTGGAGGATGACGGCCAACCGTACGAGAACATTGAAGAAGTTTGGCCGGACTACCCGACCAAGGAAGACTTCATGTTTAATGAAGACGAGTACTAA
- a CDS encoding DUF349 domain-containing protein, with the protein MEPQDHLLAEARRYGYVEGDQVWLRSFMDLPARQVGQVKESEEASLQYFAQRFESFRAKVEELLTKIEESENKGSFLMKALHLKEQMASYDGLGDFASLHRRLTEAEEGIKLTVARNREKNLNTKITLIQEAEALRDSIDWQTAGEKLQELRQAWIKTGPVEKHLTEELENRFREAVDQFFVRKKEFLADKKAMSNRVVDKYRDLIRKSEAIQNSEDFEETTRQLKQLQQDWKEVGGSLPRKQANELWTRFRAAHNHFFDRLKEHISTKRVDAKDGYMDDNLSRKRALVAEAEGLLNQPMSAAVARAKELQAAWKKVGPVRGEESDRVWEQFIMACDKVFEMSALEHFIRKRQPNTQETGLPEDQVNTRVQALRDFIKYDKQELEVLQENLGKLNDSPGNETFRNMLEGKIRGFERKIRTKTDLIELLRKRLAA; encoded by the coding sequence ATGGAACCACAAGATCACCTGCTGGCCGAAGCCCGGCGCTACGGCTACGTCGAGGGCGACCAAGTGTGGCTACGCTCGTTTATGGATTTGCCGGCCCGTCAGGTTGGGCAGGTTAAAGAATCCGAGGAGGCTTCGCTTCAGTACTTTGCTCAGCGCTTCGAGAGCTTTCGGGCCAAAGTAGAAGAGCTCCTGACCAAGATTGAGGAATCGGAGAACAAAGGCTCTTTCCTGATGAAGGCCCTGCACCTAAAGGAGCAGATGGCCAGCTATGATGGCCTCGGCGACTTTGCGAGCCTGCACCGCCGCCTCACCGAGGCCGAGGAAGGCATCAAGCTTACCGTGGCGCGCAACCGTGAGAAGAATCTAAATACCAAGATTACGCTTATTCAGGAGGCCGAAGCCCTGCGCGACAGCATCGACTGGCAAACGGCCGGCGAGAAGCTTCAGGAGTTGCGCCAAGCCTGGATAAAGACTGGCCCCGTAGAAAAGCACCTCACCGAAGAGCTGGAAAACCGCTTCCGCGAAGCCGTGGATCAGTTTTTCGTGCGCAAGAAAGAATTTCTAGCCGATAAAAAGGCTATGTCTAATCGGGTAGTGGATAAGTACCGCGACCTGATTCGCAAGTCGGAGGCTATCCAAAACTCGGAGGACTTTGAAGAAACCACCCGCCAACTCAAGCAGCTGCAACAAGACTGGAAAGAGGTGGGGGGCTCTTTGCCTCGCAAACAAGCCAACGAGTTGTGGACGCGCTTTCGGGCTGCCCACAACCACTTCTTCGACCGTCTGAAAGAGCACATCAGCACCAAGCGGGTAGATGCCAAAGACGGCTACATGGACGACAACCTAAGCCGCAAGCGGGCCTTGGTTGCCGAGGCCGAAGGGTTGCTCAATCAGCCTATGTCGGCGGCAGTGGCACGCGCAAAGGAGTTGCAGGCCGCCTGGAAAAAGGTGGGTCCCGTACGCGGTGAAGAATCTGACCGCGTGTGGGAGCAGTTCATCATGGCCTGTGATAAGGTATTTGAGATGAGCGCTTTGGAGCACTTTATCCGGAAGCGCCAGCCGAATACCCAGGAGACAGGCTTGCCGGAAGACCAGGTAAACACCCGTGTGCAGGCTCTACGCGATTTTATTAAGTACGACAAGCAGGAGTTGGAAGTGCTACAAGAGAACTTGGGCAAACTCAATGACTCACCCGGCAACGAAACTTTCCGCAATATGTTGGAAGGAAAAATCCGCGGATTTGAGCGAAAAATCCGCACAAAAACCGATCTTATCGAACTGTTGCGCAAGCGTCTAGCGGCTTAG
- a CDS encoding lycopene cyclase family protein encodes MGTRAGRAKPSTGYAFKRIQAHTARLVEALATTGTPPPDPTGDRWQFRLFDTLLLDIMQRKGETTRDIFTELFQHNPVERIFDFLDERTSWIENFQVMNSVTPWPFMRSIGQVVRGTPGKRDE; translated from the coding sequence CTGGGGACGCGCGCCGGGCGGGCTAAGCCAAGTACGGGCTACGCATTCAAACGCATTCAGGCGCATACGGCCCGCTTAGTAGAAGCGCTGGCCACCACCGGCACGCCGCCGCCCGACCCAACCGGCGACCGGTGGCAATTTCGCCTTTTCGATACCTTACTGCTCGATATCATGCAGCGCAAGGGCGAAACCACTCGCGATATCTTTACCGAGTTATTTCAGCACAACCCGGTGGAGCGCATCTTCGACTTCCTAGATGAGCGGACTTCCTGGATTGAGAACTTTCAGGTGATGAACTCGGTGACGCCGTGGCCATTTATGCGTTCTATCGGGCAGGTAGTACGAGGCACACCAGGGAAACGAGACGAGTAG
- a CDS encoding lycopene cyclase family protein has translation MQTDFDYLIVGGGAAGLSLAYALAQEPRLHDKRVLLLEPAAKDQNDRTWSFWADAPSPFDSIVAHEWQQLAFRSPGFERVFPLRRHRYKMIRGLDFYQFVHAALADNPQFTLMRATVDNLENLPPAGVVASTIEGNFTARYAFDSRPPSIDKRPDKHRYLLQHFVGWEVETDQDVFDPETVEFMDFRGPQYQEPRFMYVLPFSRRRALIEYTLFSGDLLPKAAYEAAMHDYLTTTLGVKTYRIAAEEVGAIPMTDHPLAARRGQILSIWGRAPGGLSQVRATHSNAFRRIRPA, from the coding sequence GTGCAAACTGATTTCGACTATTTGATAGTGGGTGGTGGGGCCGCTGGTCTGAGTCTGGCGTATGCGCTGGCCCAGGAGCCGCGCCTGCACGATAAGCGGGTACTGTTGTTGGAACCGGCAGCCAAAGACCAAAATGACCGCACATGGTCGTTCTGGGCAGATGCGCCATCGCCGTTTGATAGTATCGTCGCCCACGAATGGCAGCAGCTGGCCTTTCGTAGTCCGGGCTTCGAGCGAGTATTTCCGCTTCGTCGCCACCGCTATAAAATGATTCGGGGCCTGGATTTCTACCAGTTCGTACATGCCGCGCTGGCCGACAATCCACAGTTTACGCTGATGCGCGCTACTGTCGATAATCTCGAAAATTTGCCCCCCGCCGGCGTGGTAGCGAGTACCATTGAAGGAAATTTCACGGCCCGATACGCCTTCGATAGTCGCCCGCCAAGTATTGATAAGCGGCCCGATAAGCACCGCTACCTGCTCCAGCATTTTGTGGGCTGGGAGGTAGAAACTGACCAGGATGTGTTCGACCCGGAAACCGTGGAATTCATGGATTTTCGGGGGCCACAATACCAAGAGCCGCGCTTTATGTACGTGCTGCCTTTCAGTCGGCGCCGGGCGCTAATAGAGTACACGCTATTCTCGGGCGACCTACTGCCCAAAGCTGCCTACGAAGCGGCGATGCACGACTACCTAACTACCACGCTCGGGGTAAAAACCTACCGCATAGCGGCGGAAGAAGTCGGCGCTATTCCCATGACCGATCATCCGCTGGCCGCCCGTCGGGGGCAAATATTATCAATCTGGGGACGCGCGCCGGGCGGGCTAAGCCAAGTACGGGCTACGCATTCAAACGCATTCAGGCGCATACGGCCCGCTTAG
- a CDS encoding enoyl-CoA hydratase-related protein has product MYTCLLYDVRDGVATITLNRPDVFNAFNDPQSYELQDALKQVARDASVRAVVLTGAGRAFCSGQDLKAAQGEEKRSFYDSLHKRYNPIIRAMRSLPKPIIGRLNGVAAGAGCSLALACDALIASTDASLIEVFINIGLVPDSGSSYFLPRLVGTLKAFELCTLGSKVSAEEALRLGLVNQVVAPEQLDEVTYALAARYAAAPTKSIGLIKQMLNKASASTLDEMLDYEAYCQQIAGESDDYREGVQAFLEKRKPQFRGA; this is encoded by the coding sequence ATGTATACCTGCTTGCTCTACGATGTGCGCGACGGTGTTGCGACTATCACGCTTAACCGGCCCGATGTATTCAATGCCTTCAACGACCCACAGAGCTACGAGCTACAGGATGCCCTGAAGCAGGTAGCGCGCGACGCCTCAGTGCGGGCCGTCGTGCTTACGGGTGCCGGACGGGCGTTTTGCTCAGGTCAGGATTTGAAGGCAGCGCAGGGAGAAGAAAAAAGGTCTTTCTATGACTCTTTGCACAAGCGCTATAACCCTATTATCCGGGCTATGCGAAGCTTACCGAAGCCTATTATCGGGCGGCTGAATGGAGTAGCCGCCGGGGCTGGCTGCTCGCTGGCGCTGGCCTGCGATGCGCTGATTGCCTCCACCGACGCCTCCCTGATTGAAGTGTTTATCAACATTGGGCTGGTGCCGGACTCGGGTTCGTCGTACTTTTTGCCGCGCTTAGTGGGCACGCTGAAGGCGTTTGAGTTGTGTACGCTGGGCTCTAAGGTATCGGCGGAGGAAGCGTTGCGGCTGGGCTTAGTAAACCAGGTGGTGGCGCCCGAACAGCTCGACGAGGTTACGTACGCTCTAGCAGCACGATATGCCGCAGCGCCTACCAAATCGATTGGCCTGATTAAGCAAATGCTGAACAAGGCCAGTGCCTCAACACTTGATGAAATGTTGGACTACGAAGCCTATTGCCAGCAGATTGCAGGCGAGTCGGATGATTATCGGGAGGGCGTACAGGCATTTCTGGAGAAGCGC